The Dokdonia donghaensis DSW-1 DNA window AAAAGTCTCTATTGTCTTTATGAAAACCTACGGCCTCGTACGCATCTGCTTGAGGCATACCTTGTTTTTTGAGCGGTAATGTATTGAGGAGTGCATAATGACCATTTCCTTTTCCTTCTTGTTCTAGCCAGATTACAATACCCTTTCCTGCTTGTTCTATAAGTTGCTGGGATATTTCCATTTGCTCACGGCAATCACACTCTATACTATTAAAATGGTGGGCAAAAATGCACGAGGAATGCACCCTACAAAGCACACCTTCTGCTCCGCTCACATCTCCCATCACTAGCGCGTGAGACTCCTTGATACCGTCATAAAAGAGTATCTCTTTGTAGGTGCCATATTTGGTTTTAATAGTTCCTTCGGCGAGTTGTACGATCATTGTTTTGTAATATTCTAGTTTACTTTTTTACCATTTTGATAAATAACTCCTTATCTGCACGAGCAGCTATTGAGTTATAGGCAGTCTCGATTTTTTGAATATCAAAGTGTTTTGAAAACAAACTTTCATATGCTGTGGTGCTTCCTCCGTATGGCGGACCTTTCTCAGTAAGAGGAAAGTTAAAAAGTAAGCCTACGAGTTTTCCTTCAGGCTTAAGCAGTGCGTGCATATGTGCAACATAATCAGGTCTCAAATCTGGTTGCAATGCGCAGAAAAATGTTTGCTCTATAATGACATCAAACT harbors:
- a CDS encoding GTP cyclohydrolase — its product is MIVQLAEGTIKTKYGTYKEILFYDGIKESHALVMGDVSGAEGVLCRVHSSCIFAHHFNSIECDCREQMEISQQLIEQAGKGIVIWLEQEGKGNGHYALLNTLPLKKQGMPQADAYEAVGFHKDNRDFSAAAKILKHLEVNSITMITGNEKKTKTLTELGIRVSGIQPTEL